Genomic segment of Terriglobales bacterium:
TGGCGAATAGAAAGCGCAAGCTTACGTGAAGACGATTTATCGCTCGTTGGAGAAGTAGATTTCTTGACACTGTGCAAACAATTGCAGCTCTCCATAGTTCGGGGAGCTTCTTGCTGAGGTAAATGCATGAATAAACGGGGGTTTTGCCCACGGCTAAAACGGCCGTAATATTGCTCGATTACCCGTGGGTACCCTGCGCCCAACGCGTGGGCTTAATCCCCCGAGGCCCTGCATGAGAGTAAAGTTTGCTCTGTCCACCCTCATCGTTTTGGCCGTTTGTATCTCCACGGCGAGTGCGAATACCATCACGTTCACAACACCTCCAGGGGCCACAACCTCCGGCGGTGCGGTAAACGCCCAGGCGGTTTTCACAACCGGTGCTGGAACTCTGTCGATAACTTTGACAAATCTCCAGGCCAATCCGACGAATGTGGCTCAGTTGCTGAGCGATTTGAGCTTCACGCTGAGCAGTTCGTTTGCCGGTGCAGCCCTGTCCTCAAGTTCTGGACAGGAAATCACCGTTCAAGGCGGTGGCACTTTCACTTTGGGCTCTACGGTGTCGACCGGTTGGAGTTTATCTAGCCTCGGCGGTAATACGCTTCTGCTTAATGTACTCGGGACGCCAACCGGCCCGGCGCACCTGATCATTGGCCCTCCCGGCGCTGGCAATGTCTATAGCAACGCCAATGGGTCCATTGCGGGCAACGGCCCACACAATCCATTCCTCAATCAATCCGCCACGTTCAACATCTCCATCGCTGGAGTAACCGCGAGCACGACGGTCACCGGCGCAACGTTCTCATTCGGAACGACTGCTGGAGCAGATAATGTGCCCGGAACACCGCCCGTTCCTGAGCCAGCCAGCATGCTGCTGATGGGAACCGGATTGCTCGGTCTTGGCGGACTAGTTCGCCGTCGTTTGCGATAAGTATTTTTCTGTAAGCAGCGCGCAAGCCCCCGGTTTTTGAACAAAATCGGAGGCATTTTTTCCGAACGGCGCGGCGCGAAATCAGCCGAGTTGTCAAGAGTGGTCCGCCGCGGTACTGCAAGAGGAGTTGCGAGCCGAAAGTACAGTCTGCGTAAATGTATCCGGCCTCTTAGTGGAGGATTTTCTCCGGGCCATGATGATGATCCGCGCGTGCTGGTCCTCATAAGTCGAACGGTCTTGCGCGACCTTACCGTAAGCAGGTTCTCCAACACGCCGTTTGACTGTTCTTTCGTCCTGACTTCTCCTCAGCAGACTTTCGGAATCGAAACCTAGGCGGCTGCGATTGCCTGGTTGCAGTACTCGTTTCCCGTAGCCAGCACCGCCCAGGCAATGCGCGCCAGTTTGTTAGCGACCGCCACCACGACTTTGTTGCGCGGCGCCCGCAGTTCCAGCTCATGCGCCCATTGCCCTAATCGGCCGGTGTCGTACTTCACTCGCAGCAGCATGTCGCGCGCGCCGTGGATGAACATGCGGCGCAAGTAAATGCTGCCTCGTTTGCTGATGCCGAGCAGCCGCGCTTTGCCTCCCGTCGAATGTTGTCGCGGGATCAGGCCCAGCCAGGCGGCAAACTCGCGTCCCTTGCGGAAGGCGGCGCCGTTGCCGATCGCGGCTACGGTTGCGGTGGCGACCAGCGGCCCCACTCCGGGTATCCGGCGCAGGCGCTGACAGGCTGCATCCTGGTTGGCGATGGCGTCGACCTCATCGCTAATCGATTCGATCTCAGCGTTCAGTGACTTCCACTCTTGCCAGAGATGATCGAGCAGGTTGCGCATGCGCGGCGTAATCTTCTGCTCGGCATCTTCCAGGATGGCAGGCATCTGCCGGCGCAGGTTTGCCGGCCCCTGCGGGAAAATAATGCCACGCTCCAACAGGAAACCTCGGATCTGGTTGATCAGCGCCGTGCGACGATGCACCAGCCGGTCGCGGACGCGGT
This window contains:
- a CDS encoding IS110 family transposase, whose protein sequence is MQIASVGIDLGKTTFHLVALDEHGKIVARKKFSRQQLLAYTVNLPSSLIGIEACSGAHFIGAALRDQGHDVRLIPAQFVKPFLKSNKNDFLDAEAIAEAVARQNMRFVPIKTDDQLDLQALHRVRDRLVHRRTALINQIRGFLLERGIIFPQGPANLRRQMPAILEDAEQKITPRMRNLLDHLWQEWKSLNAEIESISDEVDAIANQDAACQRLRRIPGVGPLVATATVAAIGNGAAFRKGREFAAWLGLIPRQHSTGGKARLLGISKRGSIYLRRMFIHGARDMLLRVKYDTGRLGQWAHELELRAPRNKVVVAVANKLARIAWAVLATGNEYCNQAIAAA
- a CDS encoding PEP-CTERM sorting domain-containing protein; amino-acid sequence: MRVKFALSTLIVLAVCISTASANTITFTTPPGATTSGGAVNAQAVFTTGAGTLSITLTNLQANPTNVAQLLSDLSFTLSSSFAGAALSSSSGQEITVQGGGTFTLGSTVSTGWSLSSLGGNTLLLNVLGTPTGPAHLIIGPPGAGNVYSNANGSIAGNGPHNPFLNQSATFNISIAGVTASTTVTGATFSFGTTAGADNVPGTPPVPEPASMLLMGTGLLGLGGLVRRRLR